ACGGACAAAGGAACCAAGCAGAGCGTGACGACGATCCACGAGCGGCGTGTCATTTGGCTTTCCTCACGAGCGGCTATAATGCCACGCACCCGAGCAATGGTAAACCAGCCCGACGACGAGAAACGCGACCGCGCACCCTTGTTCGGGACGTGGAAGCGCTTCTACGTCGTCGTCCTCGCCAATACCCTCTTCGTCTATCTCTTGCTCGTCCTCTTCTCGACTTGCGCTCGTTGATGCATCCGGTCGATTGGCTGGTCGTGGTTTTGTATTTCGGGCTCATTGGCTTCATCGGATATCGCACCGGACGCGGCAACCGGGGTATCGAGGACTTCCTTCTCGCCCGCCGCGCGATGCCCTGGTACGCGATCGCGCTTTCGGTCATGGCGACTCAGGCGAGCGCCATCACCCTCGTGGGAACGACCGGCCAGGGTTACATCGACGGCATGCGGTTCGTCCAGATCTACTTCGGTCTTCCCATCGCCATGGTCATCCTCTGCGCCACCCTCGTCCCGTTCTTCTATCGGGCGCGCGTCTATACCGCCTACGAGTATCTCGAGAATCGTTTCGATGGAAAGACGCGCAGCCTCACGAGCCTCCTGTTTCTCCTGAACCGGGCGCTATCGGACGCCATCGTCATCTACGCCCCGTCGGTCGTGCTCGCGATCGTCTTTGGCATCGATGAAGAGCTCATCATCCTCGCCATCGGCGCGGGAGCCACCATCTACACGGCTCTCGGTGGAATGCGGGCGGTGATGTGGGTCGAGATGTGGCAGATGTTGATCATCCTCTTCGGGATTCTCTTCGCCCTCGGAGCCGTCGTCGCCGGCCTTCCGGGCGACGTCTCCTTCCTCTCCGCTGTGCGATTGGCCGGCGCCACCGGGAGAACCGAGACCGTGGATTTCACTTTCGACCCGACCGTGACCTACACGTTCTGGAGTGGGCTCCTCGGTGGCACCTTCTTGATGCTCTCGTATTTCGGTTGCGACCAGAGCCAGGTCCAGCGGTATCTCACCGCGCGCTCACTCGGCGAAAGCCGTCTCTCGCTTCTGTTCAATGCGCTGGTCAAGATCCCGATGCAATTCGTCATCCTTCTCACCGGCGCCCTCCTGTTCGTCTACTACCAGTTCGAGAAACCCCCGGTGGTTTTCAATCCCGTGGCGCTCGAACGAATAGCGACGCTTCCCGAGGCCGGGCGACTTACCGAGCAATACGATGAGGCGTTCGAAGCCAGGAGAGCGGCAGCGCTGGAGTTCTCGATCTCGGAGGGGGATGGGCCTGCCCGTGAGGCCTTCGTGGCGGCTGACACGCGTTTACACGGGGTGCGTGCCGAGGTCATCTCGCTCATCGAAGACGTCGAGCAGGCTCCGTTCAACGACACCAACTACGTCTTCCCGACGTTCGTGCTAACGAGGCTTCCCGTCGGGGTCGTGGGGCTCATCCTCGTCGCCATCTTCGCCGCCGCGATGTCCACCGTGGAGTCGGAGCTCACGGCGCTCTCCTCGGCGACCGTCGTCGATTTCTACCGGCGTTACGTTCGGCCGGTGGGCGAAGACAGCCATTACCTGCGCGTGAGCCGGGTCGCCACCCTCTTCTGGGGAGCCGTGGCCACCCTGTTTGCGCTGTACATGGGACGCCTCGGTTCGGTGATCGAGGCGGTGAACGTCATCGGCTCGAACTTCTACGGGCCGATTCTCGGCGTCTTCATCTTGGCCGTGGGTACGAGGCGGACGAACGGCCACGGGGCCTTCGCGGGGGTACTCGTGGGAATCGTTGCCGTCCAGCTCGTCTCATGGCTGACCGATGTATCCTTTCTCTACTACAACCTCGTGGGCGCGGGCGTATCGGTCGCCGTCGGCTATGGCGCGAGCGGGTACCAAAGAGCAGGTGGATCTGTATAATTATTAGAAACAGCTGTTTACGAGGCACATCCACGCTGTCTTCCGAACTTTTCGACTCCGTCGTCGCGGTCCTGACGTTCGTCCTTTTTGGGATGGCCAGAGGAGGGGCCGGTTGGAAGAAGCTTCTGGGCCTCGGAAGAAAAGGTGCGCCCGTGGGGGCGAGCGCCTCGAAGCCGGACTCCTCGGCTTCCGACTGGCAGCGCGCTGCCAAGATTTTCGAAGAGGACGGACGATTCCGGGATGCCGCCCGTCTATACCAGGGGCACGGGCAGAACTACGATGCCGCCCGGCTCCTCGTGCAGTCCGGCGCGCTCACCGAGGCCGCATCCATCTTCGAGCGCATTGGGCACTTCCTCAAGGCCGCCGAGGTCTGCGCGCAGTCCGGTGACAACCGCCGAGCGGGCGAGAACTACCGCCGTTATCTCGAGGATCGCTTCGGAAGCCTCGTTACCACGCGCTCGCCGGCCGATCACGCTGAGTTCACCAAGTACTGTCGACTCGCGGGTCAAGCCTTCGAGCGGGCCGGGCTCCACGAACAGGCGGCCGAAGTGCTCGAGCGAGGCGAGCAATGGGAGGAGGCCGCAGCCCTTTATCTGAAACTCAATCGCCACGTCAAGGCCGCCGACCTCTACCAACGCGCCGGTGCGGTGGACCAGGCGGCCGACGTCTACGCTCAGGCGGGAGACCGGGTTCGGGCCGCTCAAATGCGGGGCGAGTGGCTCTACAAGAACGACCAGAAGAACGAGGCAGCGGTGCAGTTCCTCCTGGGAGGCGACCCCTTGCGCGCCGCCGAAGTCTATGAAGAGGCGGGAAACTATCTCGACGCAGCGCGATGCTACGAACACTGTGGTGCTCATCGCCAGGCGGCGGAGGCCTATGAGCGGGTCAAACAGTTCGATCGGGGCGCGGAGATGTTCGCTCGCTGCCAGGAATATCAGAAAGCGGCGGCATTGTACGAGATGATCGATGATCTCGAGCAGGCCACGCGGATGTACGCCGAGGCGGGCGCCTTCTACCGAGCGGCGCACGTCGCCCGGGATGCAGGACTTTCCGATCTGGCGATCGATTATCTGCAGAAGGTGTCGCCCGCGGACCCGCACTATCGCGAAGCACTCGTCGAGCTCGCGGAATGCTTCATCGAGCGGGACCTCCCTGGTGTCGCCGTGGAGAAATTGAAGAAAGCGCTGGCCAAGATGGCGCTCTCGGCCGACAACGTGAGCGTTTTTTACACTCTAGCCGTGGCTTCGGAGCAGATGGGCGATTTGGCCTCGGCTGCTGACATCCTCAAGAAGGTCATCGCCGAAAGCTACGGCTACCGCGATTGCGTCGCCCGGCTGCAGGACATCGAGAGGAAACTCGCCCAGGACGTCTACGTGCCTCCGCGCAAAGTCCTGCAAACCGCCGGTGCTCTCGACATAGGAAGCCGATACGAGTTCATCGAGAAGCTCGGGGCAGGGGGGATGGGCGTGGTCTATCGCGCTCGGGACACGCGGCTCAACCGGATCGTGGCCTACAAGATGCTCATGGAGCAGTTCATGGAGGTCCAGGACGTCCGCAATCGCTTTCTGCGAGAGGCCCAATCCGCTGCGCAGCTGAACCACCCCAACATCGTGACCGTCTACGACATGGACGTCGATCGCGACCGGAATTGTCTGTTCATCGCCATGGAGTTCGTTGCCGGGGAGTCCTACTTCGACATGCTGCAGCGCGAGTTACGGCTCGATGTGCCCACGGTTCTTCACTTCGTCGTCGGTGTGTTGAAAGCCCTCGCCCATGCCCACGGCGAGGGCGTGGTGCATCGCGACATCAAGCCGTCGAATGTCATGCTCTCGTCGAATCGCGTCGTCAAGATCATGGATTTCGGGCTCGCGAAAGTGCTGAGACAGGCCAAAGTGTTGGGGAGCGAAAGGGCGAGCGGAACGCCCCTGTACATGTCCCCCGAGCAAATCCTGGGAAAGGCCATCGATTATCGCACCGATCTCTACGCGTTCGGCGGCACCGTGTACCACCTTCTTTCGGGCGAGCCCCCCTTCGTCGATGGCGAAGTGCTGTACCATCACGTGCACAGCACGCCCCAGCCGTTGACGAAACTCAGGCCCGAGATCCCTCGGGGGCTCGACCAGATCGTCATGAGCTGTCTGAACAAGGATCCCGCCGACCGCCCCAGCTCCGAAGAGATTCTCACCATCCTGAGAAAGCTGAGCTAGAGAAGCGCTTCGAAACGGCCACGATATAATGGCCTGTTCGTGAGCCGCATCACCCAATGGACGCACCGAGTCCAAGAGCGCACACGTGAGCTCATGATACGGAACGAGAACCAGGTGTTCCTGGTTCTCACTCTCGTCATCGGAGCTTTGGTGGGCTTGGTGATCGTGTCCTTCATCGTGGTCACCGATTCCATCGAAGCGGCACTCTACGCCGAAGGCGGTCCGCGATGGCGTCTTCTCGTAACCCCGATCGTCGCCACCCTGATCGTGGGTTACCTCCTGTACCGATTCTTTCCCGACGCCCGGGGAAGCGGCGTGCCTCAGACGAAAGCCGCCCTCTTTGCCCGGCAAGGTCATATCTCGCTTCGAACCACGGTGGGAAAGTTCGTCACCTCGGCGATGACGCTCGCGAGCGGCATCGCGCTCGGCCGCGAGGGACCTTCGGTGCAAATCGGAGGGGGGATCGCCTCCGTCATCGGCCGTCACCTGGGACTTCCGCAAGAGAAGCTGCAAATGCTCGTTCCCGTGGGTGCCGCCGCGGCGCTGGCCGCGGCTTTCAATACACCCATTGCCGCCGTTCTCTTTGCCCTCGAAGAGATCATGGGGAACCTGCACGCTCCGATTCTGGGATCGGTGGTCATCAGCGCGGCGACTTCGTGGCTCGTCCTCCGCCTGTTCCTCGGCGACGAGCCGCTGTTCCATGTTCCCGCTTACGAAGTCGTCCACCCGTCGGAGTTCATCGTCTACGCGGTCCTGGGCGTGGTCGG
The window above is part of the Vicinamibacteria bacterium genome. Proteins encoded here:
- a CDS encoding sodium:solute symporter — encoded protein: MHPVDWLVVVLYFGLIGFIGYRTGRGNRGIEDFLLARRAMPWYAIALSVMATQASAITLVGTTGQGYIDGMRFVQIYFGLPIAMVILCATLVPFFYRARVYTAYEYLENRFDGKTRSLTSLLFLLNRALSDAIVIYAPSVVLAIVFGIDEELIILAIGAGATIYTALGGMRAVMWVEMWQMLIILFGILFALGAVVAGLPGDVSFLSAVRLAGATGRTETVDFTFDPTVTYTFWSGLLGGTFLMLSYFGCDQSQVQRYLTARSLGESRLSLLFNALVKIPMQFVILLTGALLFVYYQFEKPPVVFNPVALERIATLPEAGRLTEQYDEAFEARRAAALEFSISEGDGPAREAFVAADTRLHGVRAEVISLIEDVEQAPFNDTNYVFPTFVLTRLPVGVVGLILVAIFAAAMSTVESELTALSSATVVDFYRRYVRPVGEDSHYLRVSRVATLFWGAVATLFALYMGRLGSVIEAVNVIGSNFYGPILGVFILAVGTRRTNGHGAFAGVLVGIVAVQLVSWLTDVSFLYYNLVGAGVSVAVGYGASGYQRAGGSV
- a CDS encoding protein kinase, whose product is MARGGAGWKKLLGLGRKGAPVGASASKPDSSASDWQRAAKIFEEDGRFRDAARLYQGHGQNYDAARLLVQSGALTEAASIFERIGHFLKAAEVCAQSGDNRRAGENYRRYLEDRFGSLVTTRSPADHAEFTKYCRLAGQAFERAGLHEQAAEVLERGEQWEEAAALYLKLNRHVKAADLYQRAGAVDQAADVYAQAGDRVRAAQMRGEWLYKNDQKNEAAVQFLLGGDPLRAAEVYEEAGNYLDAARCYEHCGAHRQAAEAYERVKQFDRGAEMFARCQEYQKAAALYEMIDDLEQATRMYAEAGAFYRAAHVARDAGLSDLAIDYLQKVSPADPHYREALVELAECFIERDLPGVAVEKLKKALAKMALSADNVSVFYTLAVASEQMGDLASAADILKKVIAESYGYRDCVARLQDIERKLAQDVYVPPRKVLQTAGALDIGSRYEFIEKLGAGGMGVVYRARDTRLNRIVAYKMLMEQFMEVQDVRNRFLREAQSAAQLNHPNIVTVYDMDVDRDRNCLFIAMEFVAGESYFDMLQRELRLDVPTVLHFVVGVLKALAHAHGEGVVHRDIKPSNVMLSSNRVVKIMDFGLAKVLRQAKVLGSERASGTPLYMSPEQILGKAIDYRTDLYAFGGTVYHLLSGEPPFVDGEVLYHHVHSTPQPLTKLRPEIPRGLDQIVMSCLNKDPADRPSSEEILTILRKLS